GGGAAAACTCAAACAAGTCAAAAAAACAAAAAAGACCGGGACAACAATTATCTTCAAGCCAGACGCCGACATCTTCGAAACCACCCACTTCACCTTTGATGTCCTGGCGAACCGGCTTCGGGAGTTGGCCTTCCTGAACCGGGGCCTCCGGATCACACTCGAGGATCTGCGCGAGGAAAAAAAAGAGGAATTCTTTTACAAGGGCGGCATCAACTCTTTTGTCGAACACCTTAACCGACTCAAGACCCCCATCCACAAAAACCCTGTCTTCATCCACGCGGAGAAGGACGGAAAGATCGTCGAGGTCTCCCTCCAGTACAACGATGGATACAATGAAACACTCTTCACGTTCGCGAACAACATCAACACGACGGACGGCGGCACACACCTCAGCGGATTCCGCAGCGCCCTCACCCGCTCCATCAACCGGTACGCCATCGGCAACGGCATGCTGAAAAAAGACAGCCCGCCGCCCTCGGGCGATGACGTGCGCGAGGGACTCACCTGCATCATTAGCGTGAAGCTGCCCGATCCGCAGTTCGAGGGCCAAACGAAAGCCAAACTCGGAAACTCCGAGATGAAAGGCCTGGTCGAACAGGTCGTCAATGAGGGCCTGAACAACTATTTTGAGGAAAACCCCCCGATCGCAAGAAAGATTGTTTCCAAGGCGACGTTTGCCGCACAGGCGAGAGAGGCGGCCCGCAAGGCCCGCGACCTCACCCGCCGGAAAGGAGCGCTGGACAGCGCCGCCCTCCCCGGAAAGCTTGCGGATTGTTCCGAGCGCGATCCGAGCCTGTGCGAACTGTATCTGGTCGAGGGCGAATCCGCCGGCGGTTCCGCGAAACAGGGACGCGACAGGAATTTCCAGGCCATTCTTCCTCTGAAGGGGAAAATCCTCAACGTCGAGAAGGCACGCCTCGACAAGATGCTGAGCCACGAAGAAATTCGCACCATGATCACCGCCATCGGAACAGGCATCAAGGAAGACTTCGATCTGGCGAAGCTCCGCTACAGAAAGATCGTCATCATGACCGACGCAGACGTGGACGGCTCCCACATCCGAACACTTCTTCTCACTTTCTTTTTCCGTCACATGAAAGAACTGATCGACGATGGGTGCCTCTACATCGCCCAGCCGCCGCTCTATAAAGTGAAAAGAGGAAAGACCGAGCTATATCTCCGCGACGACCACGCCTTCGAGGAATTCATTATCTCCTCGGCCATTGGTGACAGCGATGTGAGCGTCCTGTCCAACGGAAAGAACGGGAAAAGAAAAAAGACGGAGAAGAAAAAGGCGAAGGGCGTCACAGCGGGCGTCAAGGGCACGAAGCTACGGGACCTTTTGTTTATGCTGGCAGAGGCCGAGACAGCCGCCCGGCAGTTCGGCCGAAGGGGGATGGACGAGCGCATCGTCCAGCTTCTCGCCGACGAACCCGATCTCGACGAAAAGAAACTCTCCAACGAGAAGGACTTGAGAGAACTCGAGAAAATGGTGAAAAGATACTTCCGCGAAGAACACCCCTCGGACGGAGAGCCCGGGAGCGAAATCCGGAAGGACAAGGACCCCACCCAAAAGAAGCTCCGCGGGCTCGTGTTTCATTCACGCAGGGCCGACCGGGATCTCGTCACCCGCGTGGATACGTTTTTGCTGGACACCCCCGAGTTCAAAAAGCTGCGGGCCGCCACCGAGGCGCTCTCCGGGATCGGCCAGCCCCCCTACATCATCAAAAGCGGGGGCACGGAAAACCCGGTCATCAACGGCGGAGAGCTTCTCACGAACTTCCGCTCCCTCGGGCAAAAAGGCCTCTCGGTCCAGCGCTACAAGGGTCTGGGAGAGATGAACCCCGATCAGCTCTGGGAGACGACCATGGACCCCGAGAAACGCATCTTCCTCCAGGTGAGCGTCAGAGACGCCATCGAGGCGGACGGAATCTTTTCCACCTTGATGGGCGAGGCCGTGG
This genomic stretch from bacterium harbors:
- the gyrB gene encoding DNA topoisomerase (ATP-hydrolyzing) subunit B → MATKSKSNTTKTNGQRYEAKDIRVLEGLEAVRKRPAMYIGSTGPSGLHHLVFEVVDNSVDEAMASVCDLIEVFINEDGSVTVQDNGRGIPVGIHPTEKVSAAEVVLTKLHAGGKFEHSAYKVSGGLHGVGVSCVNALSEWLRAEIYREGYLHEIIFDRGKPRGKLKQVKKTKKTGTTIIFKPDADIFETTHFTFDVLANRLRELAFLNRGLRITLEDLREEKKEEFFYKGGINSFVEHLNRLKTPIHKNPVFIHAEKDGKIVEVSLQYNDGYNETLFTFANNINTTDGGTHLSGFRSALTRSINRYAIGNGMLKKDSPPPSGDDVREGLTCIISVKLPDPQFEGQTKAKLGNSEMKGLVEQVVNEGLNNYFEENPPIARKIVSKATFAAQAREAARKARDLTRRKGALDSAALPGKLADCSERDPSLCELYLVEGESAGGSAKQGRDRNFQAILPLKGKILNVEKARLDKMLSHEEIRTMITAIGTGIKEDFDLAKLRYRKIVIMTDADVDGSHIRTLLLTFFFRHMKELIDDGCLYIAQPPLYKVKRGKTELYLRDDHAFEEFIISSAIGDSDVSVLSNGKNGKRKKTEKKKAKGVTAGVKGTKLRDLLFMLAEAETAARQFGRRGMDERIVQLLADEPDLDEKKLSNEKDLRELEKMVKRYFREEHPSDGEPGSEIRKDKDPTQKKLRGLVFHSRRADRDLVTRVDTFLLDTPEFKKLRAATEALSGIGQPPYIIKSGGTENPVINGGELLTNFRSLGQKGLSVQRYKGLGEMNPDQLWETTMDPEKRIFLQVSVRDAIEADGIFSTLMGEAVDVRREFIEKNAPEVHNLDV